Proteins encoded together in one Glandiceps talaboti chromosome 11, keGlaTala1.1, whole genome shotgun sequence window:
- the LOC144442791 gene encoding G2/mitotic-specific cyclin-B3-like has translation MPLTRRTAGNNLVSEPLGSKRLKSNATSKQVHCDNEVSEIMTRNKRRSTGSPNDNRSKKRAAFGDITNNALQKKQTGAIKKVVKVSSKKSKEPKGSSSSIAPKPTVSNDKLAPLATQEDDEEESMEIVLESSESYASSSQGSTSSTDSEVQIMNKKNEKRTEEHAEQDEMNEVCMKLAFTDIDEENKADPNLCPVYAYEIFQYYKQREIVFQVEPYLEKQTDINRNMRAILVDWLVEVQENFELNHETLYLAVKIVDRYLMAKNVPRETLQLVGATSLFIACKFDERCPPLLDDFIFICDDAYKRNEFLTMEQTILKTLDFDIGMPLSYRFLRRYAKCCKASMETLTLARFILELTLQEYDFLDFPDSHLAASTLLLAFKMKSGQEWDTTLEYYSGYTSEDLMACVKQLNGLVGSQPNKQLMTVRNKYSHRVFFEVAKIPAVDVLEL, from the exons ATGCCGCTAACAAGACGCACTGCAGGCAACAACCTCGTGAGCGAACCGCTCGGAAGCAAACGACTGAAAAGCAATGCCACCTCGAAACAG GTGCACTGTGATAATGAGGTATCTGAAATAATGACAAGAAACAAAAGACGATCCACAGGTTCTCCAAATGACAACAGATCCAAGAAAAGGGCAGCCTTTGGTGATATCACAAACAAT GCATTACAGAAGAAACAGACTGGTGCAATCAAGAAGGTTGTCAAAGTGTCAAGTAAAAAATCCAAGGAACCTAAAGGGTCTTCATCAAGCATCGCTCCCAAACCTACTGTTAGTAACGATAAGTTGGCACCCCTAGCTACACAAGAAGACGATGAAGAGGAAAGTATGGAGATTGTTCTAGAATCGTCTGAAAGTTATGCTAGCAGTTCACAAGGATCAACaag TTCCACAGATTCAGAAGTACAAATTATGAacaaaaagaatgaaaaaaggACAGAAGAACATGCTGAACAAGATGAA ATGAATGAAGTGTGTATGAAGTTAGCATTCACAGATATTGATGAAGAAAATAAAGCAGATCCCAACCTGTGTCCTGTCTATGCATATGAAATATTCCAGTACTACAAACAGAGAGAG ATTGTGTTTCAAGTCGAACCATACCTTGAAAAGCAGACAGACATCAATCGCAACATGCGTGCAATACTTGTTGACTGGTTGGTTGAGGTCCAAGAAAATTTTGAACTTAATCATGAGACCCTCTATCTTGCCGTGAAAATTGTCGATCGTTATTTGATGGCAAAGAATGTTCCAAGAGAGACGCTGCAATTGGTTGGTGCAACGTCATTATTCATCGCATGTAAATTTGAT GAGAGATGTCCACCACTGTTGGATGATTTCATCTTCATTTGTGACGATGCCTACAAGAGAAATGAATTTTTAACCATGGAACAGACCATCTTGAAAACACTTGACTTTGACATTGGAATGCCACTCTCCTATAGATTTCTAAGAAGATATGCAAAG TGTTGTAAAGCCAGTATGGAGACTTTGACCTTAGCCAGGTTTATTTTAGAACTTACACTTCAAGAGTACGACTTCCTGGATTTCCCCGACTCACATCTTGCTGCATCTACTCTTTTACTTGCCTTTAAAATGAAAAGTGGTCAAGAATGG GATACAACTCTGGAATACTATTCCGGTTACACCAGTGAAGACTTAATGGCATGTGTAAAACAACTGAACGGATTAGTTGGGtcacaaccaaacaaacaactcATGACAGTCAGGAATAAATATTCACATAG AGTTTTCTTTGAAGTTGCCAAAATCCCAGCAGTTGATGTGTTAGAACTATAG